A single region of the Biomphalaria glabrata chromosome 15, xgBioGlab47.1, whole genome shotgun sequence genome encodes:
- the LOC106055684 gene encoding uncharacterized protein LOC106055684: protein MAKGFRPNLVPPSHRKVETEGRRPCLCLGLSLAVTILVFVIFGVSGWNLFKHRFSKNTLDDVQEAALNDITDDFSATFCNSYKVSSSRPGMMYVLPEHARVNTSYKDTHNFTDPDVFKKLFLLKGTELYISTCRKFSRSYHDSHLMILVKGSDNYKAKFHHSCHSCTIWNVSLCENHEHKSKPFNFTVNYTVTSNDFYYLLFNFQTTSANLDFNASLELTHFDTRNAYKKCNVSLNTPCQFDLNWQSDDDVVIKFPTLKDKSSIYTECQIRLAFWICLFVALPVVTVLPIAMLLACFLCRVRKRTFSAVKEQARVKRRKAQDKRTLVHSEVIPDHTDGTTIQTDDP from the exons ATGGCCAAAGGATTTCGACCAAATTTGGTTCCACCATCCCACAGAAAAGTGGAAACTGAAGGAAGAAGACCTTGTCTCTGCCTTGGCTTGTCATTGGCTGTGACcattttagtctttgtgatttTTGGTGTGTCTGGATGGAACCTTTTCAAACATCGCTTCAGCAAAAACACGTTGGATGATGTCCAAGAAGCAGCACTGAATGACATCACAGATGACTTCTCTGCCACTTTTTGTAACAGCTACAAG GTGTCCTCCAGTCGTCCAGGCATGATGTATGTGTTACCTGAGCATGCTCGGGTGAACACATCCTACAAGGACACGCATAACTTCACTGATCcagatgtttttaaaaagctgttTCTGCTAAAAGGAACTGAGCTGTATATTTCCACTTGCAGAAAGTTTAGTAGGAGTTACCATGATTCCCATTTGATGATCCTTGTAAAAG ggtCTGACAACTATAAAGCAAAGTTTCATCACTCATGCCACTCATGCACTATATGGAATGTCTCACTTTGTGAAAATCATGAGCATAAATCTAAGCCATTTAATTTCACTGTAAATTACACTGTAACTTCTAATGATTTTTACTATTtgctttttaattttcaaaccaCTAGTGCAAACTTAGATTTCAATGCCAGTCTAGAGCTAACTCACTTTGATACCCGCAATGCATACAAAAAGTGTAATGTTAGTCTCAACACCCCATGTCAGTTTGATCTAAACTGGCAGTCAGATGACGATGTTGTCATCAAGTTTCCAACACTCAAGGACAAGTCAAGCATCTACACGGAGTGCCAAATACGTCTTGCCTTTTGgatatgtttgtttgtagcGTTGCCTGTTGTTACAGTTCTGCCAATTGCAATGCTCCTGGCTTGTTTTTTGTGCAGGGTCCGAAAACGAACATTCAGCGCTGTCAAAGAGCAGGCCAGAGTGAAAAGAAGGAAAGCACAAGATAAACGGACTCTGGTTCACAGTGAAGTTATCCCTGATCACACTGATGGAACTACAATTCAGACAGATGATCCAtaa